A genomic segment from Brienomyrus brachyistius isolate T26 chromosome 9, BBRACH_0.4, whole genome shotgun sequence encodes:
- the LOC125749282 gene encoding alpha-(1,3)-fucosyltransferase 7-like isoform X1, whose translation MPVSNAAAAVSSMDLKKCRKFHVFLVLALVFVISCSVSYKWSISGRRQEAVRGKVTILVWHWPFGNISTLQKDECWDSYHVPGCNLVDNRSLFSQADVVIYHNRELQNGVSKLPLDLPRPPAQKWVWLSQESPAHNGDLRQYAGLFNWTMTYQSDADIWLPYGELIPRTTKGNYTIPAKQTLACWVVSNFQSRHKRSEVYMSLKNLIPVEVYGHWANKPLKREQVLPIISQCYFYLAFENSVYRDYITEKLWYNAFLAGTVPVVLGPPRANYEAYIPKDSFIHVDDFASITELATFLNELASDKERYNSYFRWRSDYYVKIFHGWSDKFCKICKIYERLPPRKIYDDLDSWSRHEP comes from the coding sequence TGTCAAATGCTGCCGCTGCAGTCTCATCCATGGATTTGAAGAAATGCCGAAAGTTCCATGTCTTTTTGGTTCTCGCCCTGGTCTTTGTCATCAGTTGCAGCGTCTCATACAAGTGGTCGATCAGTGGCAGGAGGCAGGAGGCAGTGCGCGGCAAGGTCACCATTCTGGTCTGGCACTGGCCCTTTGGAAACATCTCCACATTGCAGAAGGACGAGTGCTGGGACAGTTACCATGTCCCCGGCTGCAACCTTGTGGACAACCGCAGTCTCTTCTCTCAGGCTGATGTGGTGATCTACCACAACCGTGAACTGCAAAATGGTGTTTCCAAGCTGCCCCTTGACCTGCCTCGCCCACCAGCACAAAAGTGGGTGTGGCTTTCCCAGGAGTCTCCAGCCCATAATGGGGACCTGAGACAGTATGCAGGCCTGTTCAATTGGACCATGACATACCAGAGTGATGCTGACATCTGGTTGCCCTATGGAGAGCTGATTCCCAGAACAACCAAAGGCAATTATACTATCCCTGCTAAGCAAACCCTGGCCTGCTGGGTGGTCAGCAACTTCCAGTCAAGACACAAAAGATCTGAAGTGTACATGAGTCTGAAGAACTTGATCCCTGTGGAGGTTTATGGACATTGGGCTAATAAGCCACTAAAGCGCGAACAGGTGTTACCCATTATTTCTCAGTGCTACTTCTACCTGGCCTTTGAGAACTCAGTGTATAGAGACTACATAACAGAGAAGCTGTGGTACAACGCCTTTCTGGCCGGCACTGTGCCAGTTGTGTTGGGCCCACCTCGAGCTAACTACGAGGCCTACATTCCTAAAGACTCCTTCATCCACGTGGACGACTTCGCCTCCATTACAGAACTGGCCACTTTCTTAAATGAGTTAGCCTCAGACAAAGAGCGATACAATTCATACTTCCGTTGGCGCAGTGATTATTATGTTAAAATATTCCACGGCTGGTCAGAcaaattttgcaaaatatgtaaaatatatgAACGCCTGCCACCCAGAAAGATCTATGATGACTTGGATTCCTGGTCCAGGCATGAACCATGA
- the LOC125749282 gene encoding alpha-(1,3)-fucosyltransferase 7-like isoform X2, translating into MPVSNAAAAVSSMDLKKCRKFHVFLVLALVFVISCSVSYKWSISGRRQEAVRGKVTILVWHWPFGNISTLQKDECWDSYHVPGCNLVDNRSLFSQADVVIYHNRELQNGVSKLPLDLPRPPAQKWVWLSQESPAHNGDLRQYAGLFNWTMTYQSDADIWLPYGELIPRTTKGNYTIPAKQTLACWVVSNFQSRHKRSEVYMSLKNLIPVEVYGHWANKPLKREQVLPIISQCYFYLAFENSVYRDYITEKLWYNAFLAGTVPVVLGPPRANYEAYIPKDSFIHVDDFASITELATFLNELASDKERYNSYFRWRSDYYVKIFHGWSDKFCKICKIYERLPPRKIYDDLDSWSRHEP; encoded by the exons ATGCCAG TGTCAAATGCTGCCGCTGCAGTCTCATCCATGGATTTGAAGAAATGCCGAAAGTTCCATGTCTTTTTGGTTCTCGCCCTGGTCTTTGTCATCAGTTGCAGCGTCTCATACAAGTGGTCGATCAGTGGCAGGAGGCAGGAGGCAGTGCGCGGCAAGGTCACCATTCTGGTCTGGCACTGGCCCTTTGGAAACATCTCCACATTGCAGAAGGACGAGTGCTGGGACAGTTACCATGTCCCCGGCTGCAACCTTGTGGACAACCGCAGTCTCTTCTCTCAGGCTGATGTGGTGATCTACCACAACCGTGAACTGCAAAATGGTGTTTCCAAGCTGCCCCTTGACCTGCCTCGCCCACCAGCACAAAAGTGGGTGTGGCTTTCCCAGGAGTCTCCAGCCCATAATGGGGACCTGAGACAGTATGCAGGCCTGTTCAATTGGACCATGACATACCAGAGTGATGCTGACATCTGGTTGCCCTATGGAGAGCTGATTCCCAGAACAACCAAAGGCAATTATACTATCCCTGCTAAGCAAACCCTGGCCTGCTGGGTGGTCAGCAACTTCCAGTCAAGACACAAAAGATCTGAAGTGTACATGAGTCTGAAGAACTTGATCCCTGTGGAGGTTTATGGACATTGGGCTAATAAGCCACTAAAGCGCGAACAGGTGTTACCCATTATTTCTCAGTGCTACTTCTACCTGGCCTTTGAGAACTCAGTGTATAGAGACTACATAACAGAGAAGCTGTGGTACAACGCCTTTCTGGCCGGCACTGTGCCAGTTGTGTTGGGCCCACCTCGAGCTAACTACGAGGCCTACATTCCTAAAGACTCCTTCATCCACGTGGACGACTTCGCCTCCATTACAGAACTGGCCACTTTCTTAAATGAGTTAGCCTCAGACAAAGAGCGATACAATTCATACTTCCGTTGGCGCAGTGATTATTATGTTAAAATATTCCACGGCTGGTCAGAcaaattttgcaaaatatgtaaaatatatgAACGCCTGCCACCCAGAAAGATCTATGATGACTTGGATTCCTGGTCCAGGCATGAACCATGA